Sequence from the Paenibacillus riograndensis SBR5 genome:
TGTCGGATGGTTCATACGCAGCCTTTGCCCAAAGAAAAGCAACTCACGCAGCCCATCTACCATGTAACGCATCGGCAGCCACGATAGTATCCAATCCCGGTAAAACGGAGATAAAAACTCCGGACCGAAACTAAGGAGGGGCGCGCCGAAGAATAGGAGCAGTACAAAAATAATCATACCTTTTAATCCAATCCAAGCGAAAACAGCAGCTATCATGAGGAAAAATGCTAAATAAGCAATTGCCAAAAATATAGCGGTATCCGTGAAATGAGAAATGTGTACCCCCAAGCTCCCGGCGAACCAAGTGAAGCTAAATCCAGCCGCCAAAGCGATGACCGTTCCCCAAATGATCTGGATTATATTCGCCCGGACCCGCTCTTTACGATTCATGTAATTTTGTTTATTTTTGACAAGCAGGAAAACCACGTTTCCGATTAGACTCGCCATCCACAAAGGTTGTAGCATCAAAACCGGTGAATTCCCGTTTCCATTACGCGTACCCTTTGCATTCACATTAATGGTTTCGCTAACGATGGGTGAAGCTAATGCAGCGGCTTGTTTTGTCGAGAGCATGCCGCCCTGCTGTCCGATAGCCGCTAATAGCTCAGCACCCAGCTTCTCATTCATGCCATGAACCGCTTGATTCAGCATTTGCCCAGCCATACTGGATGCTGATGCATTCATACCT
This genomic interval carries:
- a CDS encoding YhgE/Pip domain-containing protein, with product MSLLKSKLIVTLPVIVIAVIFIFSLAMIPSLNPAPRNLPIAIVNEDQGLATPEVNTGGMIVSEIQSETWANPDGEPAVKWIEVGSEAEVKAGLDNQKYYAALVISKGFSEKQASLMTPDPSSPRVQIYINQGMNASASSMAGQMLNQAVHGMNEKLGAELLAAIGQQGGMLSTKQAAALASPIVSETINVNAKGTRNGNGNSPVLMLQPLWMASLIGNVVFLLVKNKQNYMNRKERVRANIIQIIWGTVIALAAGFSFTWFAGSLGVHISHFTDTAIFLAIAYLAFFLMIAAVFAWIGLKGMIIFVLLLFFGAPLLSFGPEFLSPFYRDWILSWLPMRYMVDGLRELLFFGQRLRMNHPTVILIWIGIGGLLVLLASAFRRSRAA